From a region of the Triticum aestivum cultivar Chinese Spring chromosome 7D, IWGSC CS RefSeq v2.1, whole genome shotgun sequence genome:
- the LOC123169986 gene encoding formin-like protein 14 has protein sequence MLLSLTAHHHDAPPPQRPLCPLPVSSTAELGKHAVDVVRLRTPLLRPRLTPQFEHSHHRHLPVLLVIPSTPPHLLCYQPPKYAAGAVSATTPLLPPPFIDPAAILPTPTTSTSSSPSPPTLTSAAISEFQGCGSKGEVHDSDTKMGEHGECRNMQGVVPQLLLQG, from the exons ATGCTTCTCAGCCTCACCGCCCACCACCATGACGCACCTCCACCTCAACGTCCTCTCTGCCCCTTGCCCGTCTCCTCAACCGCCGAGCTCGGCAAGCACGCCGTCGATGTCGTCCGTCTACGGACGCCTCTCCTGCGTCCTCGTCTAACACCGCAGTTCGAGCACTCCCATCACCGCCACCTCCCCGTGCTCCTCGTCATCCCCTCCACTCCTCCCCATCTCCTTTGTTACCAGCCACCAAAGTACGCCGCCGGCGCCGTCAGTGCCACAACGCCTCTCCTACCTCCACCCTTTATTGATCCAGCAGCCATACTTCCCACTCCCACCACCTCCACTTCCTCATCGCCGTCTCCTCCGACACTGACATCTGCAG CTATTTCTGAATTTCAGGGTTGTGGCAGCAAGGGCGAGGTGCATGATAGTGACACAAAGATGGGCGAGCACGGGGAATGTAGGAACATGCAAGGTGTTGTGCCGCAGTTACTGCTGCAAGGATGA